A genomic region of Carettochelys insculpta isolate YL-2023 chromosome 7, ASM3395843v1, whole genome shotgun sequence contains the following coding sequences:
- the LOC142015620 gene encoding uncharacterized protein LOC142015620, with translation MQRTGSPIATETDMDLTAALLPSGGTRSHPHALQTAVSETGALPALAYQGPFPPTARPAKPHPGAQPGASCRLWNVPHAPASCPAKGLGQSTLPFSFGTSTLPPPQGPRLALRPGKLPVELAQLGCSPGLGTEPGRCGSLKGLDPEHWEGPKPGLDKGLASASALAKLPGWDGCSRWAEALLCPVQPGQDVSPAEVRPGPVEEPACGLSPPSAALSLPGGSTMARRAESAGPGCEPQGSETAAEPPQDDGLAWSQGAEEPMASRDGAQDSAHSASPVGLRSSAVAAAGSGLACCLPPEPGLRAGELPLGGPGWTEEEAEGRWPQGAEPGQRPGARSSVSPAGPGCESTKANPPETGSQAQRARGLRPASASAPAKTSVEDTYGRVAKACGLSLLEQLRKTFLDAEGGCFSLLDSGLVLGRVEAHAALGLAVLPMRDGRRLATTLPSCSLFLYYALGRQFYTTEKLADCWFRARDRITGQSMLVKKVPVVSDWRKMLHNFLFLPPHPALLVPYAVLYDRNDSILYLMEDRAVRTVGRPPGEPSLETPQVLREVLSFLNFCKRHGFHPGDVGTASIYTAQGLCFDPSSLSSSEDPYAFRKSTKALLRPLLAQQQGLAGLDSLVDSMCQDLEAE, from the exons ATGCAGCGCACCGGGTCCCCCATCGCCACGGAGACCGACATGGACCTGACGGCCGCGCTGCTGCCTTCCGGGGGCACGCGGAGCCATCCGCACGCCCTCCAGACGGCCGTGAGCGAGACAGGGGCGCTGCCGGCGCTGGCCTACCAGGGACCCTTCCCTCCCACCGCCCGCCCAGCTAagccgcaccccggggcccagcctggagccagctgccggCTCTGGAACGTGCCCCACGCCCCGGCCAGCTGCCCAGCGAAGGGCTTAGGCCAGTCCACCCTGCCGTTCAGCTTCGGGACCAGCACTCTGCCCCCGCCCCAAGGTCCGCGCCTGGCGCTGCGCCCTGGCAAGCTGCCCGTGGAGCTGGCCCAGCTGGggtgcagccctgggctggggacagagccagGGAGGTGCGGCAGCCTCAAGGGTCTGGATCCAGAGCACTGGGAGGGCCCCAAGCCAGGGCTGGACAAGGGGCTGGCGTCCGCCTCGGCCTTGGCGAAGCTCCCTGGTTGGGATGGCTGCTCCCGCTGGGCGGAAGCGCTGCTCTGCCCTGTGCAGCCAGGACAGGATGTGTCTCCAGCAGAGGTTCGCCCGGGGCCTGTGGAAGAGCCGGCCTGTGGGCTTTCCCCTCCCAGTGCAGCCCTCAGCCTCCCCGGGGGCAGCACCATGGCACGCCGGGCTGAGAGCGCAGGTCCTGGGTGCGAGCCCCAGGGGTCGGAAACGGCAGCCGAGCCGCCGCAGGACGACGGCCTCgcgtggagccagggagcagaggaGCCCATGGCCAGCCGAGACGGGGCACAGGACAGCGCCCATTCAGCAAGCCCCGTTGGCCTGcggagctcggccgtggctgcGGCGGGGAGCGGGCtggcctgctgcctgccccctgagccaggcctGCGGGCAGGGGAGCTGCCGCTGGGAGGTCCTGGCTGGAcggaggaggaggcagaagggaGATGGCCCCAGGGCGCTGAGCCGGGGCAGcggcctggggccaggagctctgTAAGTCCAGCTGGCCCGGGCTGTGAGAGCACCAAGGCCAACCCCCCGGAGacgggcagccaggcccagcgAGCCAGGGGCCTGCGACCTGCGTCTGCGAGCGCTCCCGCCAAGACGTCCGTGGAGGACACCTATGGGAGGGTTGCCAAGGCGTGCGGCCTGtccctcctggagcagctgagGAAGACGTTCCTGGATGCTGAGGGCGGCTGCTTCTCGCTCCTGGATTCAGGCCTGGTCCTGGGCCGAGTGGAGGCGCACGCAGCGCTGGGGCTGGCCGTCCTGCCCATG CGGGATGGGCGAAGATTGGCCAccaccctgcccagctgcagcctcttCCTGTACTATGCTCTGGGCCGGCAGTTCTACACCACGGAGAAGCTGGCGGACTGCTGGTTCCGAGCGCGGGACCGGATCACAGGGCAGAGCATGCTCGTGAAGAAG GTGCCCGTGGTCTCCGACTGGAGGAAGATGTTACACAATTTCCtgttcctgccccctcaccctgcGCTGCTGGTGCCCTACGCTGTCCTATACGACCGCAACGACTCCATCCTCTACCTCATGGAGGACAGGGCTGTGCGCA CCGTGGGGCGGCCGCCCGGGGAGCCCAGCCTGGAGACGCCTCAAGTCCTACGGGAGGTGCTAAGCTTCCTGAACTTCTGCAAACGCCACGGCTTCCACCCTGGGGACGTGGGCACAGCCTCCATCTACACGGCCCAG GGCCTCTGCTTCGACCCCAGCAGCCTGTCCAGCAGCGAGGACCCCTACGCCTTCCGGAAGAGCACAAAGGCCCTCCTGCGCCCgctgctggcccagcagcag GGGCTCGCGGGCCTGGACTCCCTGGTGGACAGCATGTGCCAGGACCTGGAGGCAGAGTAG
- the POLL gene encoding DNA polymerase lambda isoform X1 yields MEPRGIVKAFPKRKKMRDDSKAKVPPKLLKEEETGNSSEWLKSVRAYVLPAGIGQARAEIFQKQIAQKGGRICSQLSSEVTHIVVAEDMDCDRAFRLLRLARLPTGIQMVKAAWLSSCIREQKLLDTSGYRIFIPDRYLEEGDLLKGQQQFLGSEIVQPQKEEEAVEPKAEAQTGAVLPQGRATSAQQHVGEQSLQTQRVSDDEGSEGEEASITQGDLEALISGSCPHTSSGHLAGSCSPLPPAAGKWVCAQSSNSKKVNHNQPITEKLEVLAKAYTVQGDKWRALGYTKAINALKSYHRPVTSYQEACKIPGVGKRMAEKVVEILESGHLRKLDHISESVPVLEIFSNIWGAGAKTAQMWYQQGFRTLEDIRSKAALTSQQAIGLKHYDDFLARMPREEAAEIEQTVREAAHSLNPGLVCVACGSYRRGKATCGDVDVLVTHPDGQSHRGVFSKLLDSLRRSGFLTDDLLSQEDNGSQKKYLGVCRLPGPGRRHRRLDIIVVPHGEFACALLYFTGSAHFNRSMRALARSKGMSLSEHALHAAVVRAAGGRKVGPGLALPTPTEKDIFTLLGLPYREPAERDW; encoded by the exons ATGGAGCCCAGGGGCATTGTTAAAGCCTTTCCAAAGAGGAAGAAGATGAGAGATGATTCTAAGGCAAAGGTCCCTCCAAAGCTCCTGAAAGAGGAGGAAACTGGGAACTCCAGTG AATGGCTGAAGTCGGTCAGAGCCTATGTGCTGCCAGCAGGCAttgggcaggccagggcagagatctttcagaagcagATTGCCCAAAAGGGGGGTCGCATCTGCAGCCAGCTGTCCTCGGAGGTGACCCACATCGTCGTGGCAGAAGACATGGACTGCGACCGGGCCTTTCGCCTCCTCAGGCTAGCCAGGCTTCCCACCGGGATCCAGATGGTGAAGGCAGCTTGGCTGAGCTCATGCATTAgagagcagaaactgctggacACCTCTGGCTACCGCATCTTCATCCCAGACAG GTACCTGGAGGAGGGGGATCTGCTAAAGGGACAACAGCAGTTCCTGGGCAGTGAGATTGTCCAGCCCCAGAAAGAGGAGGAGGCAGTAGAGCCGAAGGCTGAAGCGCAAACTGGAGCCGTCTTGCCCCAGGGCCGAGCCACCTCAGCACAGCAGCATGTGGGGGAGCAAAGCCTTCAGACACAG AGGGTCTCTGATGATGAAGGAAGCGAAGGGGAAGAGGCCAGCATCACCCAGGGAGACCTGGAGGCCCTGATTTCAGGCAGCTGCCCTCACACCTCCTCGGGGCATTTGGCCGGCAGCTGTagcccactgccccctgctgcgGGCAAGTGGGTTTGTGCTCAGTCCTCCAACAGCAAGAAAGTGAATCACAATCAGCCCATCACCGAGAAGCTGGAAGTGCTGGCGAAAGCCTACACCGTCCAGGGGGACAAGTGGAGAGCTCTGGGCTACACCAAGGCCATCAACGCACTGAAGAGCTACCACAGACCAGTCACCTCGTACCAG GAGGCCTGTAAGATTCCGGGCGTCGGGAAGCGGATGGCAGAGAAGGTCGTGGAGATCCTGGAAAGCGGACACCTGCGGAAGCtggaccacatcagtgagagcGTGCCAGTGCTGGAGATCTTCTCCAACATCTGGGGAGCTGGAGCAAAGACAGCCCAGATGTGGTACCAGCAG GGCTTCCGGACCCTGGAGGATATCCGCAGCAAGGCTGCGCTGACCAGCCAGCAGGCCATTGGGCTGAAGCACTATGATGATTTCCTGGCGCGCATGCCGCGAGAGGAGGCTGCCGAAATAGAACAGACT GTGCGCGAAGCAGCCCACTCCCTGAACCCCGGGCTGGTGTGCGTGGCCTGCGGCTCGTACCGACGCGGCAAGGCCACCTGCGGAGACGTGGACGTCCTGGTCACTCACCCGGATGGGCAGTCGCACCGAGGGGTCTTCAGCAAGCTGCTGGACAGCCTCCGGCGCAGTG GGTTCCTCACCGACGACCTGCTGAGCCAAGAGGACAATGGCAGCCAGAAGAAGTACCTCGGCGTGTGCCGGCTGCCGGGGCCCGGTCGGCGCCACCGGCGCCTCGACATCATCGTGGTGCCTCACGGCGAGTTTGCCTGCGCCCTGCTCTACTTCACTGGCTCGGCCCACTTCAACCGCTCCATGCGTGCGCTGGCCAGGAGCAAGGGCATGAGCCTGTCGGAGCACGCACTCCATGCTGCTGTGGTGCGTGCTGCTGGCGGCCGCAAGGTggggcccggcctggccctgcccacccccaccgagAAGGACATCTTcacgctgctggggctgccctaCCGGGAGCCCGCCGAGCGGGACTGGTGA
- the POLL gene encoding DNA polymerase lambda isoform X2, giving the protein MEPRGIVKAFPKRKKMRDDSKAKVPPKLLKEEETGNSSEWLKSVRAYVLPAGIGQARAEIFQKQIAQKGGRICSQLSSEVTHIVVAEDMDCDRAFRLLRLARLPTGIQMVKAAWLSSCIREQKLLDTSGYRIFIPDRYLEEGDLLKGQQQFLGSEIVQPQKEEEAVEPKAEAQTGAVLPQGRATSAQQHVGEQSLQTQRVSDDEGSEGEEASITQGDLEALISGSCPHTSSGHLAGSCSPLPPAAGKWVCAQSSNSKKVNHNQPITEKLEVLAKAYTVQGDKWRALGYTKAINALKSYHRPVTSYQEACKIPGVGKRMAEKVVEILESGHLRKLDHISESVPVLEIFSNIWGAGAKTAQMWYQQGFRTLEDIRSKAALTSQQAIGLKHYDDFLARMPREEAAEIEQTVREAAHSLNPGLVCVACGSYRRGKATCGDVDVLVTHPDGQSHRGVFSKLLDSLRRSGRWAPSQAAAAWRFLRGAAGAV; this is encoded by the exons ATGGAGCCCAGGGGCATTGTTAAAGCCTTTCCAAAGAGGAAGAAGATGAGAGATGATTCTAAGGCAAAGGTCCCTCCAAAGCTCCTGAAAGAGGAGGAAACTGGGAACTCCAGTG AATGGCTGAAGTCGGTCAGAGCCTATGTGCTGCCAGCAGGCAttgggcaggccagggcagagatctttcagaagcagATTGCCCAAAAGGGGGGTCGCATCTGCAGCCAGCTGTCCTCGGAGGTGACCCACATCGTCGTGGCAGAAGACATGGACTGCGACCGGGCCTTTCGCCTCCTCAGGCTAGCCAGGCTTCCCACCGGGATCCAGATGGTGAAGGCAGCTTGGCTGAGCTCATGCATTAgagagcagaaactgctggacACCTCTGGCTACCGCATCTTCATCCCAGACAG GTACCTGGAGGAGGGGGATCTGCTAAAGGGACAACAGCAGTTCCTGGGCAGTGAGATTGTCCAGCCCCAGAAAGAGGAGGAGGCAGTAGAGCCGAAGGCTGAAGCGCAAACTGGAGCCGTCTTGCCCCAGGGCCGAGCCACCTCAGCACAGCAGCATGTGGGGGAGCAAAGCCTTCAGACACAG AGGGTCTCTGATGATGAAGGAAGCGAAGGGGAAGAGGCCAGCATCACCCAGGGAGACCTGGAGGCCCTGATTTCAGGCAGCTGCCCTCACACCTCCTCGGGGCATTTGGCCGGCAGCTGTagcccactgccccctgctgcgGGCAAGTGGGTTTGTGCTCAGTCCTCCAACAGCAAGAAAGTGAATCACAATCAGCCCATCACCGAGAAGCTGGAAGTGCTGGCGAAAGCCTACACCGTCCAGGGGGACAAGTGGAGAGCTCTGGGCTACACCAAGGCCATCAACGCACTGAAGAGCTACCACAGACCAGTCACCTCGTACCAG GAGGCCTGTAAGATTCCGGGCGTCGGGAAGCGGATGGCAGAGAAGGTCGTGGAGATCCTGGAAAGCGGACACCTGCGGAAGCtggaccacatcagtgagagcGTGCCAGTGCTGGAGATCTTCTCCAACATCTGGGGAGCTGGAGCAAAGACAGCCCAGATGTGGTACCAGCAG GGCTTCCGGACCCTGGAGGATATCCGCAGCAAGGCTGCGCTGACCAGCCAGCAGGCCATTGGGCTGAAGCACTATGATGATTTCCTGGCGCGCATGCCGCGAGAGGAGGCTGCCGAAATAGAACAGACT GTGCGCGAAGCAGCCCACTCCCTGAACCCCGGGCTGGTGTGCGTGGCCTGCGGCTCGTACCGACGCGGCAAGGCCACCTGCGGAGACGTGGACGTCCTGGTCACTCACCCGGATGGGCAGTCGCACCGAGGGGTCTTCAGCAAGCTGCTGGACAGCCTCCGGCGCAGTGGTAGGTGGgcacccagccaggctgctgctgcctggcgcTTTCTGCGGGGGGCAGCCGGGGCGGTGTGA